The following nucleotide sequence is from Chelmon rostratus isolate fCheRos1 chromosome 11, fCheRos1.pri, whole genome shotgun sequence.
AGTTTATGGCGATGCTTTTTCGAGCTAATCTTCCCAGGTCGGTTCCGGGTTCAAGTCTTAATGGGCCAATAATAGCAACATTATTCAGAAAATTTTTCATTCCGATGGATGGAATGTAAAACGGCCTTAATCATATGCAAATAACAGCGCAGCGGAGTAGTGACCCAGAATAGCTGAATAGCCAGCAGGGAGagagcacgcacgcacgcacacacacgcacgcacgcacagggagagggagatggaggctACCTGATCAAGGGCCACCGATGATCTCGTGATTTCCTCGCTGTCTGATTTGGACCCGCCCTCTCTGTCGTCTATGACCAAGTCGATGGGCATCTTGCCTTTCAAGCAGCTGATGTACCGGTGACAGAAATTATCACACAGCTCGTGCaccttcagagagagagagagagagagagagagagtgagagagagagagagagagagagagagagagagagagagagtcacacacactcacccaaaAGAGACGATCATCACACAACAGCGGCATGTGCAACCACAACATgggcccaacacacacacacacacacacacacacacacacacacacacacacacaccagcccgGAGATCACAGCACAGCTCCAGCATCTGAAGTATTCATAGTTTAAAAGAGTTAACATGACTGATCCCTGGCAACGCGTTATTCTTTTGGCACCGTGATATCGTATCAGgctaaatgtgcacaaaaaattccctttatttattttgcctgCAAAAAGTTTTTATATTGCTTCCCTGAAAttataaaaaactgaaatgagaTCACTTTGGGCTGCTTCAGGCTAATTTACCTCCAGTTGCCGCGCCGCGCCGCAGTGGCGGTGCGCTCCATCCGCACTGTCATtgcaactttatttttttttctccactcaAAATAGAGATATCGCCGAAAATTGACAGTGACAAGAGGGCTCAGGGGCTACAACGCACTCAACACCCGTGTTAAATTCATCATCGGTGCCCCGGGTAGTGGCCATTAGAGGAGGGTGACCCGCTTGACTGACATTTAAGGTAAACTGTTTAATTTCGGCGACTTATTACATTATCGCTGCCAATGCGGCGCATCCCATCGCCCGAGAAACAAAAGCGTGAGATGGGCAGAGAGTTACAGAGCTGCAAGACACCTTCAGCTTGAATTTTTTTACAGCTGCACCGAATATCAGTTCACACCCTCACATTTACAGCAGGCTGCACGATCTGAGAGAAGGCGGTGCACAAGCGCAAGTCTCAAAAACTAAAACTTTTAACAGCTCTGAAGATGTTTCACAGCGCTAAAGTTTAGGTTAAAGTTGCCAGCGCAGACGACTGCAGTCCATCTGATAGGGAGACAAATCAGAGTTTTACACccactcctccctccatccacaGATGGCTGCCTGCGGCCTTTTGCCCTCCACAAAGAATCACTTCTAAAACCCGCAAAGTCCGCCTGTATGTTTCACCTTGCATGCAGCTCCTGCCAGCATTAAACTTCATTAAAGCATGCGGGGAGATTTGGGCACACAGATATCCGTTCCAGTCGTAACAGCTTGCGTCGTGATTAAACGCGGAAGAGAAATGGCCTCATGATTGATTTTGACGCTAATTATAACCGACgagcaaaaatacatttttctgcaaaTACAGCCCAAAGGTCTGAAGTGGCACACTGGACGGAAATGGTGAAAGAATATtaccttctccagctccagaaGATGAAATCGTAAAACTTGAATGGCTTGAATCAtctgaaaaattaaaataacaataaaaaatgagCTGCTCACATCTCTTGATATTAAACAGGCACGTTTTTCTCAATACAAGTAACTGCAGACGAGGAAAATATTCATATGAATGGATTTTATGTGGAACTGATATTAAACTTGGACGTTATTGCAATATGGAGAGCAGGCATACAGTGCAGCCTGGCGCTGCAATAAGCCTCAGAGTCAGAGATCTATTAGCCACCAACTAGTCGTGAGGAAATCGTTACTCTCACATCACATTCAAACTGTACAAAGTGAAAAGCATGAATAGAATAAGTTTCCAGGCCGAGTTCAAAGGTTTGTGACAGCTGTCTAACAGCGGCCCTTCATCTGCAGATACAACCGGGGGCCATCGTGATATCAAACAGCCCAAAAAGAGGAACATCACCTCCAATCCTGCTGCAACTTTGCAGCACCACTgtgtgacacacatgcacatcccGCCAGTAAACATGCGCCAAACATTCAGAAGTGCTCTGAGAAAATAAGAGTTTCTTACCAGATTATCCAACTCTGGATTCGATGAAAATAAAGGCTTTTCTGCCCGAAtctaaaagcaaaaaacatttccataaaAAACGTGAATAGAAAGTACAATCAAGTTCTAAATGTTCTATAATGTGAGATTAAAATGCAACTTCTGGCTTACTGGTGTATTAATTCCTACTTTctgcacagcaaacacattttatgaaatTTTCGCACATGCTGAAATAACTTCTTTATTAGTGAGAGCCGTTTGATTTGCTTCCACTGCAGAATTAACGTGACGCACAAAAGTCAGACCTCACACTCAATGCGTGCAGGAGAGCAGCTCAACCAGCCCGAGCATGCACATTTCAAAAAAGAAGTCAAACTTTCCTGACCTGCTTTGCAAACACTGCTATGTCTTCATTGAAAGATTCCGATGAACAGACGTCTCCTCCCGCCACCCCGGGCTCTCTGGGGGTGCAAGTCGCTAATTCACATTTCTCAAAAATCAGTGCAAGCAAGGGGAACAGGGGGTGCCtgggaacaaacacacaatagcAAATGTCACCAGAGAGAACAGCGCCGGGGTCAAGACTACTCCGGGCTAGATTTAGCCAGCCATGCTACTCTTCAACAACTCGCCCATGgggactgctgctgcagcctttgcTATTATATTATGCAGAGGCTCGGAGAAAGGCTGCAAACAGCGGGCAGGCTCTGTGATTAAATCTAGGTGCGCCTAATAGCATAAAAGCTTTAGAGTCAGTCAaacaattttttgtttttttggttttttttttctttttgcacaggTCTCCGTTTGGATCCCAgacgtgtgtgagtgtgtttggcGAAAACCTCTAAAGGCTGCAGGCGACTGAGCGCGCGCACATTTCACGATTATTTATTGTTGTCATAAGGGTAAATATGTGCAGCCTGGCAATGTGCTGAAAGTTGTGTCAGCGTGGCGTGAGATGCTGAAACTGGCATGTTTGGCCACCGTGAAAACATCATGCttagattattttattttaattaactgctgtaaattaataaatgataTGCATATGTGGGATTTCCTTTAAACATGATATATCTTTAATTTGCTGAAGCCTGGCACGTTACCCACAATTAATTAAAATGGTTAAAAGAGAGAAGGTAATTATTTTTCTCTTAATAAACGATTAAACTTGAAAAAGAAAGCaacttaaattaaaaaaaaatagaaatagtaATTAAAGTGGACTTTGTCTCATTATTATCGTTAACAGTCTAATTAATTTTatcagctatttttttttcaaacagcagGACATCCGCCTCACTGAGAAAACTCTGCATTTCTTTTTGCTCCTCTATTTGTTCAATTGTTCACCAGCAGGAACACGTGATAAACATGATTGActttaaaagcataaaaatccgagctgtggaaaaaatgaaGGGCGGACAAAAAGGCTGTGGCCGCTCTCCGTCCCTGCGCCCCTGTTTGGGCTCCAGTGTTCTGCTGAAAGGCTTCACCGAGAGGCACGGCCGTCCCGGGCACTGAGCCGCTGTTTTCCTGCTACGACGCCGACTTTGCACCCACTAGCCCACCCGGCTGCCCCCTCCAGGTCTGGACGCACGCCTGCCCCGCCACAGAGCGAGTTTCCCCGCGGACCGGAGGCTTGCACCTACCCGTAGATAGCGTCTTTATCTCTCTTGAGAGCGTCGTTAACAGAGGAGCCCATGCTGGGAGGCATGGTGTTGGTGTGGGCGGTGTGCGGGTACTGGTGGGAGTGCAGCTGGGGCCCGTGGTTGAGGTGCACCGCCTGCATGGACCGGGCGCCGTGCGGGTCTCCGTACATGGTGGTCGGGATGCCCACCCCGTCCATCCCGTAGTGGGGCAAGTCTTCGTACTGCACACAACAAACGCGGGGCCACAGTGAATACACAGGTCAAACTACAACTTTGCTATAAAACCACAAGTGAGGAATATATCAGAAAAGTTATTTTTAAGTCGGACAGGTGAGACTTGAAGTTTGGCTTTTCGTctaaaaatgtaaagtaaaaatcTGCCAACAGGGCgatatttattttccttaatTTCCTAAATCAGTCGACACGTTTGAACCTTTGCTTCAATTGTCTTTTTCCGCTTTCTTTCATAATAGCGACCCTCAAAACACGCGCAAAACACCACACATTAAATAatagttttgcatttttttttttttactccttttCAAGAAATCGAGCTTTAGGGAGTGAAGTCTGAGCAGGATGATGTTTACAGCAGGAAAACTCCAAGATTTATCCTGAAGTGAAAGCTAGTTTTGTTTTCAACGTATTCACAATGACCTTTGCAGCTCAGATAGGAGTGAAATAAATATCAATTATTGAATATGTTTAAAAATACTGGGAGGGCAAAGAAAGTAAAACACCAGCAACGTGGCTCTGTTATCATTAAACAAGCACTAATTCGGTTTTAACACCATCaatctgctgttttcactgtgcacAACAGCAAATGTTTCAAACTTGCTCCTTGcagtgttttgtga
It contains:
- the LOC121613770 gene encoding homeobox protein Meis1, coding for MAQRYEDLPHYGMDGVGIPTTMYGDPHGARSMQAVHLNHGPQLHSHQYPHTAHTNTMPPSMGSSVNDALKRDKDAIYGHPLFPLLALIFEKCELATCTPREPGVAGGDVCSSESFNEDIAVFAKQIRAEKPLFSSNPELDNLMIQAIQVLRFHLLELEKVHELCDNFCHRYISCLKGKMPIDLVIDDREGGSKSDSEEITRSSVALDQTSWNRDHDDTASTRSGGTPGPSSGGHTSHSGDNSSEQGDGLDNSVASPSTGDDDDPDKEKKRNKKRGIFPKVATNIMRAWLFQHLTHPYPSEEQKKQLAQDTGLTILQVNNWFINARRRIVQPMIDQSNRAVSQGAPYNPDGQPMGGFVMDGQQHMGIRPPGPMGGMGMNMGMEGQWHYM